The Lemur catta isolate mLemCat1 chromosome 6, mLemCat1.pri, whole genome shotgun sequence sequence atcgtgaattcctgacctcaagtgatcctcctgcctcggcctcccagagtgttaggattacagggcTGAGGCACCTCGCCCAGCCAAaatgaagtaattttatcaaaaagacacctgcacttgaatgtttattgcagttcaattcacaatttcaaagatgtggaatcaacctaagtgcccttcagttcatgagtggacaaagaaaatgtggccttttgctctccctttgctgggACAATGGATCTGGTCAACATCTTTGGTGTATGTATCATGccctgtaaacctatatcttgctcttgccctataatctcatctttctctcctcaataaacctcattttcatgcttgccttaaaaaaagaaaaaaaaatatatatacacacactggagtactattcagccataaaaaggaatgaaataatgtcatttgcagcaatgtggatggaagtggacattattattattcttaggaatggaaaaccaCACCCTACATGGTCTCACGAATAATAGATgagtacacacaggcacaaagcgATATCAAGGgaatgagaaaccaagaagggggggtgggagggtgggtgtgggacaaaaacttacctgttgggtacaatgaacagcATTCTGGTGATGCACACACCAAGagtcctgacttaagcattatacaggatatccatgtaataaaaaaccacttgtacccccttaattaatattttgaaatttaaaatataaaggggTTGTCTGTCACTTGTAATAAAAAGCATTCCAATAGATTCAGTATTTCAAAATATCCAATCACACCTAAACTCCAGACCAGTGGATCCAGCTGCCTCCCATCCCTTCTTCTTGCATGTTCCAAAGCAACTCACACTCAATAAAGCTTAACCTGACTTTGCTGTCTTAGGCTCCCACCTTCCCTTGCTCcaatcttccttctttctgtgaAAGATACCACCATATATCTGCCTGGCTGTTCAAGCCCAAAACTTGGGTCATCTTtactatttctctttcctttatactGCCTATCAATCCTTAGGGACTGCAGATTCTACCCTCAAACTCATCTCCTGCTACTCCACCCACCATCATCTCTTGCATGTTTCACCAAAAAAGCCTCTGAACTGGTCTCCCATCTCTTTCCAATTCCTTCTGCACATTTCAGCCACAGTAATCTAATCCTAAAATGCAGATCTGAAGACTTCACTCTCCTGATTAAAACCAttaagtttctttccattttacttagTATAAAACATGGATGCCTTAATATGGCTTATCAAGCCCTCCATGACTGGGCCCTTATTTCATCTTTCCAACCTCAGCACTATTCCTTCCATTCTTCATTCCAGCATTATAGGATTTCTTTCCATTCCCAAACTTGCTGTCTCTTACCTCCTGGATGATTTCTCTACCTACAAAGTCCTCCTTTCCCTGCTTCACCTaactcctgctcatccttcagTGCTCAGTGTGATGTCATCTCCCTGGGAAGCCATCCCTACCCCACAATACTGGGTTAGGCATTCCTCTTCCTCCTACCACACCACCATCTGCTTATCCGAGACAGAGCAGTCGGCATGTGGTTGCAATTGTCTGCTTATTTGCCTACCTCCCCCGCCCCAGATTGGGAGCTCTTTGAGAACAGGGACTCTGGGTTTGTCCCTGCACCTAGCACCATAATTGAGTGAAGAAGATAATCTTAGATCCAGAAGTGGATTTTGATGTGAAAGTAAGGGTAGCATGGAATGGAGGTGGTGGACAGTGTGGAAATAGACACTTTcaagcaggggcaggggaggtggtAGCAGAATCTGAATAGATTTGGGTGGATGGCAGGGCAAAACCAGGGGAAGGAAACCACTGATAAGGCAGCTAATGTAACCCAAGTGAGAGCTGATTGTGTTCTGGACTACAGGGTGGTAGTGGGGATGGGGAGAACCACTCAGACTTGCAAGAGAGTTAGGAAGTAGACTTCATAGACTTGGGGGGTAGGTGAAGAAAAGAAAGGTGTGTAAGCTGAGGTCAGTTCTAATTTGGGCAATAGGTGTGCTAGTGGTGCCTTCTTCCAGGGTGGGGAATCTGAGGAAGAACACGATTGCAGGTGGAGAGGGAGGTGAGAGCTCTGTTGGGACACGCGAGTTAGAGTGGCCTATGGGACCCCCAGCAGGCAGCTGGACATTGAGAAGGAGTGGATGGAGAGATAGGAGAAAACATGGGAGGGTAAGGAGGAGTCGTGAATGCCAAGAGAGTGGGAGTCAGAAAAGAAATGACTAGAGACAAAGGGAAGATACAGCAGAGGCTCCTCCCCTCAGGCACTCCCCCCACTCCCACAGACACAAATGCACTGGAGAGGTTTCTCTTGACAGCAGTTTTACTTGATTCAGAAGTGAAACTCAGATCCTGGCCCACCCACTGGTCATAGGATCATGGCTGCAGTAGACTTGCCCTGGAGGTCATTGGCCTTTTACCAGGACAGGAAAAGGAGAGCACCTGGGTTACATCTGTGTCAGGGCAGGGACATGCCCAGCGACTGCTGGTCAGGACTGGTGGGCCAGGGGCCCGTCAGGGGCTGTGGGCCAGGAAAGGAAGGACTGGTACCACCCCATAGACACatgcagagggagggaagacTAATTGAGGACTGCTATTTGCTGTTAGGATTTGGGCTTAGAGCAGGCTTAGGGCAGGGTCAGGAATCTCCAGACCAAGGGGTTCAGTAGCTGTGAGTAGGAGACTTGTCCAGTTCACTGCGCTGCTCCTTCTGGGACTCTGTCACCACCTGCTGGGGCCAAAGCATATGAGGGGCATGGACCATTCGACACCACTCTCCTTCCACCTCCTTTGGATCACGGTGCTGGCATAACCAGCCGAGGCTCCAGTTTATCCATCCACcttctgtttccttgtctctCCCGGAGAACCACCCACCACAACACCCTAAGATCAGCTGCAGCCAGGCTGCGGCTCAGAAATAACATGGGAAGCGATGGAGTCCTGGGATCAGAGGACCTGTCTCACCTCCCCATCCCGGGTCTCAATGGTCTTGATCAGAACCATCTTCCTGCTGTGGCTGTCCTGGGGAGGCTCCACCTCAGGCACTGGAGAGAACAGGATGAGGGGTGGAAGGGGGAAGGCTAGCGATTTCTCTCCTTTCACGCTCCCACTCCCGTCCCCAAGGGCAGGGAGGCGGGGCATGAGGGGTGGGTTAGGGATGAGTATAGACCAGGACTCAACGGTTCTGTGGACGGAACAGACCCCTGAGGGAGCCAGAGCAAAAGACCGATCAGGGCAGAAGTGGACAAGGGGAGGTGCAGGCTGGAAGCCAGACGTGGAAGACTCACCAGTGGTCTTTATACTTAAGGAGGCAAAGGAATGGACCGGCACAGAGATCCTGGGGGCGAAGCACGCGGTCAGCGCCCGGCCCAGGCCCCGCCGGGCCCCGCCCCTCACGCCCAATCCCGACcacgccctgccccgccccgcgcctTACCGGCTCTCCTCGCCCTCCAGCAGCTTGCGGTAGGTGGCGATCTCGATGTCCAGGGCCATCTTGACGTTGAGGAGCTCCTGGTACTCGCGCAGGTGCCGCGCCATCTCCTCCTTTAGCTGTCGCAGCTCCTCCTCGAGCCGCGCGGCGCCCGCCTGGTACCCGCCCGCCTCCAGGGCGAACTGCTCCTCCAGCTCCCGCAGCTGTCTGAGCAGCGCCTCgttctggggtgggggacaggagggGCAGTCAGGGAACCCTTCATCGTCCGCTCCCCAGGCCTGGGCGCTCAGCTTTGTCCTCACCGTGCCGCGCAGTCCGTCCACCTCGCACGTCAGACTCTGGATCTGGCGTCGGGACTCGTTCATCTCCAGCTTGGCCTGGCGCAGGGCCTCGTGGTTCCGGTTGGCGGCGTCGGACAGGTCTGCGTACTGCCAAGTGATGTGGGACCTGGGCTTGAGCTGGCAGGGACGTGCTACACCCACCCAGCATTTCCCTCCTCCCAGACCCTCCGGGCCCTTGCACCTTGGACTTGTACCACTCCTCCGCCTCCTGCAGGTTCTTCGCTGCGATGCTCTCGTACTGTGCTCGGATGTCCCTCAGCGCCGCAGTCAGCTCCGGCTTCACGGTTGCTTCCACCTCCACCTGCTGCACCTGCTGGCTCTCTACGCTCACCTGTAGGTCTCGAAGCTCCTACGGCCCAGGACAGGCAGAGGACGAGCCGACGACGCAAATCCCACGCGGGTCACGCAGTTCGCGCCCAGCAAGGAGAAGAAACATTTGAATGAACAGAAAGGAGCACCAAGGAGTGCAGCGACTCCAGGAATATGAGACTTGCTCCCTGGCGTGTGCAAAACCGGCTGCCAGGTCACGAGGGTACAGCCCCGCTGCTTGCCACCAGGTGGCGCAAGGGTGGGAGTCAAACCACCTGTAGAGGGGGGTCGAGTGACAGCGTCTACCAAGCCAATCTCACTTCTCATCCCCAGGACGATTCCTCCGTTCCAccccccagcctcctccagaGCTTTCTCTACGCAACTCCAGCGAGACCACCCCCACAACCTCCGAAGCCACCCTTGACACCCGGGTCCACCCACCTCCTCGTGCAGCTTCTTGAGGAACTCAATCTCATCCATCAAAGACTCAATCTTGCGCTCTAGTTCCAGGCGGGACAGGGTGGCATCGTCCACGTCCTTCATGGGTGGCAGTGGGGTTCAAGAGAAGGGAGGGGCTGCTTAGGCAGAGGAAGGGCCAGGCCTTCCTTGTCTGCTTCGGGGGGAGTCTGGTTGCCCCCACCCCCGCGCACCCACAGATGCCACCCCTAGATGCACAGGCCGGGGTAGGGATGGGGAGGCGGAACTCTACGTGGGGCCCCGGCTCACCTTGCGGAAGAGCACCAGGTTGTGCTCCGCATCCTCCCGCTTGCGCGTCTCCTCCTCCAACCTGTGGGTAGAGTGCGCTGAGGCGAAGCTGCAGGATCAGGGCCCTGCTTTCACCCCAGACCGCGCCCTCCAGGGTCAGGTTACACGCTGTTGCTGCTGCTCAGGACTCTAATGGGAGGGCTTCAGGCTGCCTGATGGAATTGATCCCACTTTCTCACTAACGGGCTGGGAGCTGAGAAGGTCTCCTTATTACACAGGGGAGGCATAGATGCCCCTCCCATACCTTCCCAGACTCTCAGAGcaaagtgggggagggggcttgGAGCCCGCGGGCGAGGATGCTGCCTGCACACCCCCGAGTTGGCAAGCGGAGCCACACCCTTGGGCTaccagaggggcagggaggggagggaggagcagcccCCTCGACGGCCGCCGCCCAGCGCTGCCCCCTGACCTCTGCTTGAGCGCTGCCAGGTCCTCCGCCAGCCCGTCTCGCTCCACCTGCACCCGGTCGCGCTCGCGGCCCAGCAGCTCTAGCTCCCGCCGCAGCTCGCGCAGCTCCTGCTGGCACAGCTGGTCGGCGCGCGCCGGCTCCTGGCCCCGGGCCTGGCTCAGCTCCCCGCGCAGGGCCGCGTTCTGCTGCTCCAGGAAGCGCACCTTCTCTATGAAGTTGGCGAAGCGGTCGTTGAGCTCCTGCAGCTCTTGCTTCTCGTTGCTGCGCGTGGCCAGGAACTCCTGGTTGAGGGCCTCGGCCATGGAAAAGTCGAGGCGCTCCGAGGGCAGGCGCAGGAGGGTGCCCGCGCCCGCTCGCTGGCCACGGAAGCTGCCCAGGCGCACGGAGTAGCTCGGGGACGCCGAGCCCAGCAGGCGACTGCTGGAGAAGCGAGAGCTGGACGAGTAGGAGAAGGCCCCCGGGGATAGTGAGGGCGGTGGCCCGAAGGTGCGGCGGTATGAGGTGGAGCTGACGCCGGCCCGGAGGCCCGACGGGTGGTGGCTCATGGCCGAGGGTGGGCAGTCACCGTTCGCAGagctgggccaggggctgggaaggagccGCAGACCGCTGTGAGGCGGCTTTATAGCCCTGCGGTCTCAGGGGGGGCACGGGCAGCTCCTCCCACTGGCCTGACGGCCGGGGAGAGTGgggctgtgtggggagggggatgCCCCACCCCTGCGGAACAGCAGGGGCGCCgcgccctcccctccccggtTGCCGGTGCTCTGCCTACTTGATTCTCCCTGTTGCTTGCGGGGAAGGAAGCAGGGGTGGCACCACAGGCAGGCCAGGGGTAGGGTCAGCACCTTCCAGCAAGCATCGGAAGCTGGAGCCTAGAGTGGGAGAGCCTGACTCGAGCAGGGGTCCCTGTCTGAAAGAGCCGGTAAAAATTAGGGGACAGGAGGACCTGAGGTTAAAGCGCAGGCTGCTGGCACATGAGTAGGGAGGAGGCCAGGTGGAGGGAGAGTTGGCCTGGCTTAGGCCCCAGAGCTTGCGCCTCAACCTGTCCCCTAAAGGCTGGGCTCTACTTTCACTTGCTGTCAACTACCCCCTCCTTCACCACACCCAGGGAGAAGTGGGGGACAGgagagcagaggcagaggggctggggaagggctggTCTCTCTCTACCTAATCCCCAGAGCCCTGGGAAGGGCTGGTGCCTGGCGCCAGCTTTACGGCTAATGGACTGaccagctcccctccccctctcctgaACGCTCGGCCCAGCAGAGGTTGCTTGCTGATGGTTCAGCCTTAAAGACACAGCCCCCAAACCCGGACTACCCCAAGCCCCAACAGGGTGGGAACATCACAGGGGCTGAGGGTGGCTGGGTCCAGCTCAGGACCCCAGTGGAGAGGGTCTGTGCCATGCAGAGGCTAAGCCGAGTGGGGCTTGTGTGCTGTCCGGGTTTACTGggttctccctgcccccaccgaCTGCTGCTCAGTCATGAGCCTTCCGGGAACCAGACTGATTCTTGaggtagggaggggagggggctgaggggcaACAGCTGCTGCCAAGGCTGAGAGATGGGTGGACTGGCAGGAACCGGTTTCCAGTACTGAGCAATTGCAGGTACCCAGGGATGGGTGGGGCTGGACCGGGAAGAGATGGGAAAGGAGAAGGTGCCCATCCCCAACGGCTGAAAGGAGAGCGAGAAGGCCCCGGAACAGATCCACAAACCTGTGCACACAGACGAGTATCCATAGCCCCGTGTACCTATGTGAACTCACATTTTACACGCAAACACTCACACAACCACGCATCCCTTCatagcctcccccaccccagagtcAGCGAGAAGGCTGATGTCTGGCCTCTGTGTATCAAACAGCTTCCAGAGCACAAGCTCGGGCTGCCCAGGAGTGGACAGGCAGCAAGGATCACGGTCTGCAGGAGTCAGGTTGCTGAGGCCTGTTGGGTCTGCCAGGAGCCTTGGGGCTGCTGCTGTCGCCATGGACTCTAGGGCTCTCCTGTGGGACAGGTCTGCCTCAGACTGGACCTGAGGATGAGAGCCGGGCATCTGAGGGAGCAGGTTTGGGGCTCCAGGCTGGATGTCTGGCCGGGGGTGAGGAGGGTGGCTCCCTGGCTGGCCAGCTCCTCCGTATTGCAGGGCAGAGGATCCCTCCCCGCTTTGTGTGTCCTCTGAGATGGGCCAGGGCCAACGCCCTCCGCGCAGCTCGCATCCCTACCGCCTTCTCCTCTCCAGGCCCCTCCTTCCTTCCGGGCCATTAGTCTCTCCCTGCACAGCTGCCAGGTCCTTCTCCTTGATGGGTCTGGTTTGGTTGCCAGGGGAATGGAGAAAGGGAGGATGGGAGAGAGGGGATGGGATGGATAAACCAAGGCCTGTCCCCCACTAActcctgggagtggggaggtggagggtcCCGCCTGGGATGGGCGTGGGGGGCTTGGCAGGTGTGAGGAGGGGCCAGGGAAGCCTTGGTGCTTTCCCCGCAGCCCTGGGCACTGAGCCCCAGAGGCCGTTGGTCTGAAGACCCATCCAGCCCAGAGTTGCTCCCCACCCAGGAGCACACTGGCACCCAGCACTGTAGAGGACGGACAGACAGAGCTCTGGGAGGACAACTCAGGGCCCCATCTTTATGGGGAGCAGGTGGCAACCTGGGCCTTTGAGAGTAGAGGCGCTGGGCTTGGGACTGGGCCTGAGAGTTCTGGAGTTTCCATTCCCTCCCTTCTTAAGTGCCGAGCTCACCACCCAGATGTCTCAGAGGAGAGGGGACCAGGCGGCCTCCTCAGCAGGGCTCTGGGAGTTTGGTTGGGTGCTGCAGGAGAGGAAGCCCCTCCTTACTCAGCAGGAGCAGGCCTGGCAGGTCTGGGAGGGTGGTGGTAAGAAAAGAATCTCAGTTAAGAGCTGGGGCTCTGGCATGCAGCTGCCACGATTCCCATCTGACCTACCACTCTCTATTGTATAAATTTAGGCTTGTCGCTGTGGCCCGCCATGGccctcagtaaaatggggataattgtaGCATCTGCCTCATAGTGCTGTTGCAaggactaaatgaataaatacatggaaaatgcTTAGGACACACATCACAAAGGCTGAAAATGTAAGCTAGTTTTAgtattagtattagtattattaaCCTCCTGAGTGATATTATCAGCCCTCAAGGAGCTGGGTTTCTTTTGGATTGTCCCCACTAGTGACTGAGAACAGTGCTGGCTGCAGGGTGGGAGGAGCCAAGTACTTCTGGCTGCCGGGTGGAGGGGAAGGCAGCCTCTTCCTTCCTGGGTGTGTGGGACTCTGGACAGACTGTGTTCAATCAGCTGCTCCACTTCATTAGCTGTGTGCTTTGGGTTTTAGTAAATGACTTTGTTCactccattttctttatccatcagtGGGAACAATAATACTATTACTTTcctctgcggtccccaacccccagggccaaggactggtactggtctgtggcctgttaggaactggagGTGAGCAGCACACAggggagtgaagcttcatctgtatttacagccacgcCCCAtagctggcatcaccgcctgagctccacctcctgtcagattagcagcagcattagattctgcattatgctGGGTTgtataattgtttcattatatataatataatgtaataataatagaaataaagtatatggtaaatgtaatgcacttaaatcatcccaaaaccatccccccatctgtggaaaaattgtcttccatgaaactagtccctggtgccaaaaaggtcggggACCACTGGCCTACCTCATAGcgctgggaggattaaatgagttacaaTATGTGAGGCACTTAGTCCTCGGCACATAGCACATGCTGTAGAAGTATTAGCCAGTATTATTAtcatccctgccctcctgcctcccttgtGGCTCTGGTGGAGGCTTGGAGAGAAACAACAGTTGGATGCATTCAGAGGTTTGCAAGGAAGGTGAGCAAGGAGGTTTAGGTTCCCGGCAAGAGTGCTACTGAATGACAGGCCATGGCCTCAAAGCTAGATTAGGAGAGACATGTAGGCAAGAGAGGGTGGGAGATGGGGACAGTAAAGAGAACCACAGCTGGACTCCCAGGCCAGGCCAAAGAGCAGTGATAGTGCAAAGACATGCCAAGTTCATCCCAGCCTTACCCCCCTGCTCTGGCGTATTTGCAATTGCTTGTAACTAAGTGTCAGTCGGGGTGTCCCTGGCCCTCAAGGTCTAGGATTGGCTTAAACATCCTCCCCAACATTCCTTTGCTTTCCTGGGTGCTTCCTCTTTAAGTCCCTAGCTCCAAGTCTCTGCTGCCCCTGAATTGGCTAAATTTACAGTTCCTCTTGAAATGTCCCAGGTGTAACTCAGCACTGTCCCCTGGTCCCCATAGTTCCCTCTCCCCATCACTTAGAGGGACCAAGTTACTTGTCTGAGGTTGCACAGTGAGCCAGTGGCAGCTTCCTCTCTGGGAGGGCTCGTCCTGCGTGGTCAGGCCCTGGGTGGCCCTACTGgtgctctgggctctgggcctgCAGGACCCAAGGTGAGCCTCAGCCAGAGGGATCCAGTTCCATGTCGTCAAGTGGACTCTCTCTGCTCGGTCTGGCTGCAGAGTCCCCACAGAAAGAGTGGCTTCACCAAGGTGGAATCCTTTCCCCATTATCTCCATTtgggggctctgccctgcccagtTAGGGAGCAGCTGGGCATCTTTGCCATCTCATCACTTATATCACTGTATCATGCAGTAATAGTTAACACttcctatgtgccaagcactgtgatAAGCATTTAACACGTTTTATCACTTCTAATCCTCACACTAACCCTGTAACATAGGTACtttcaatattctcattttacagttgaacaaactgaggcatagagagcttaagcaacttgcccaaggtcacacagtgagcaAACCAGTAATCCGTTTATGTGTCTGACTCCTCTCTCTCTGAAAATACAATCTTTGAGGGCAACGATCTGGTCTCACTCATATTTGTGTCCATGGTGTCTAGGGTGGGACCTATGTGAATTAAATGTTTCCGAGGCAACTGAAAAATCTCTCTCCGTTGGTTGTTAGTCTCAAAATAGAGATGTGTTGCTGCCACCTTCTGGTCATAAGCCAGAATGACATGTTGCCGTCCGAACTCATCAATGCTTGAGTGCAAAACCGAAGGCTTCCTGGAACGTTGGCATTTTGGGGATTATTTATTGTGATCTCTTTTTTTCAGACGAGGAGACTTATTGAAGTGGGTATAAAATAGAGTCAGAGCAGCACTGACATTAGGAGTTCAGAGCCCTGATTCCATTTTTCCCCTGAGTTCTAGGAGCCTTCTCTGTTACCCCAGAAGCCAAAGCCAGGGCAAGAGGGCAAAATCTGTCCtcagctccacccccaccccacacacatatTCACTGTGCCCACAATGTCCAGTCCCACCCTCACTGTAAAATCACGTCTCCTTTTGCCTGCCTGACTTTTTCAACCATCTAGTCCTCAGCGGGAGAACAGAAGGAAATGGCTGTGCCCTGCAAGCCACACTCCATGGCAGAGCACTAAGTGAGCCTTAGTGTGTGAGCCAAGGTGTGGCCTGGGCCCTGCAGAAGAATCACCTGGGGCCGTTGAAACGCAAAGTCCTGTGTTCCACCCAGATCTTCTGAATCTCTAGAATGTGCATTTTGACAAACTCCCATGTGATTTTTTACTATTCCtgaattaagatatttttatttaaactgtcCATCTTCTACcccattttacttttatttactgtatttatgtatgtatgtatttattttttttttttgagacagagtctcactctgttgcccgggctagagtgagtgccatggcgtcagcctagctcacagcaacctcaaactcctgggctcaaggggtccttctgcctcagcctaccaagtagctgggactacaggcatgcgccaccatgccctgctaattttttctatatatatttttagttgtccagataatttctttctatttttagtagagacgggggtctcgctcttgctcaggctggtctcgaactcctgacctcgagcgatccacccgcctcggtctcccagagtgctaggattacaggcgtgagccaccgcgcctggcctgatttGTGATTTTGAAAGGTCAATCTGAAGACAATTTCAGAAAtgggacattctataaaacaagTAGTCCTAGACTCTAAAAagttaatgtccttttttttttttttttaagtgggtgtattagtttcctggggctttCATAACAAACTgctacaaatttagtggcttaaaacaagaaaaattcaCTCTCTCATAGATCTAGAGAGGTCCAAAATCAAGCTGCTGGCAGAGCTCTGCtcctgaaggctctaggggagaagaATCCTTTGTTGCCTCTTCCAGCGTCCAGTGACTCCAGGCATCCCCTGGCTCGGAGCCACGTCGCTCTTGTCTCTGCCTTCACGCTGCCTTCTCCTCCTTTGTCCAcgtcttctcttctccctcttacAAAGGGAGGATTGGGGGAATTGGTTGCTatggaattatttttcctgttttagggGTGAAGATGCAAATGTAGTTGAATAGGTTGTGTAGTTCTTAGGCGACACCTGCTGGAGTATTTGGGGAAGGGCCAACCTGTCTCGGGGATCATGCCAGAGCTGGAGTGTGCGTGTGCTCTCATCCCTGGGTGAAGGGCTCATTTTTAGCATCGAGCA is a genomic window containing:
- the PRPH gene encoding peripherin isoform X2; its protein translation is MSHHPSGLRAGVSSTSYRRTFGPPPSLSPGAFSYSSSSRFSSSRLLGSASPSYSVRLGSFRGQRAGAGTLLRLPSERLDFSMAEALNQEFLATRSNEKQELQELNDRFANFIEKVRFLEQQNAALRGELSQARGQEPARADQLCQQELRELRRELELLGRERDRVQVERDGLAEDLAALKQRLEEETRKREDAEHNLVLFRKDVDDATLSRLELERKIESLMDEIEFLKKLHEEELRDLQVSVESQQVQQVEVEATVKPELTAALRDIRAQYESIAAKNLQEAEEWYKSKYADLSDAANRNHEALRQAKLEMNESRRQIQSLTCEVDGLRGTNEALLRQLRELEEQFALEAGGYQAGAARLEEELRQLKEEMARHLREYQELLNVKMALDIEIATYRKLLEGEESRISVPVHSFASLSIKTTVPEVEPPQDSHSRKMVLIKTIETRDGEVVTESQKEQRSELDKSPTHSY
- the PRPH gene encoding peripherin isoform X1; this encodes MSHHPSGLRAGVSSTSYRRTFGPPPSLSPGAFSYSSSSRFSSSRLLGSASPSYSVRLGSFRGQRAGAGTLLRLPSERLDFSMAEALNQEFLATRSNEKQELQELNDRFANFIEKVRFLEQQNAALRGELSQARGQEPARADQLCQQELRELRRELELLGRERDRVQVERDGLAEDLAALKQRLEEETRKREDAEHNLVLFRKDVDDATLSRLELERKIESLMDEIEFLKKLHEEELRDLQVSVESQQVQQVEVEATVKPELTAALRDIRAQYESIAAKNLQEAEEWYKSKYADLSDAANRNHEALRQAKLEMNESRRQIQSLTCEVDGLRGTNEALLRQLRELEEQFALEAGGYQAGAARLEEELRQLKEEMARHLREYQELLNVKMALDIEIATYRKLLEGEESRISVPVHSFASLSIKTTVPEVEPPQDSHSRKMVLIKTIETRDGEQVVTESQKEQRSELDKSPTHSY